A window of Candidatus Nitrospira allomarina genomic DNA:
AAGCTTCCCAAAGGCATCCAGCAATTTGAGCTGAGTCTTAGAGGAGAGCAATGATTGCTGATCATGTTGGCCATGGATATCTACCAACTGAGAGCCGATGTCTTGAATCGTTTGAAGAGGGGCAAGTTGCCCATTGAGGAAATTGCGATTCCTTCCCGACCGCGATAACATCCGACGAACGATAAAGTCTTGTTGATCGGGTAGGAGGTATCCCTCCCCTTGCAATCTGCTCGAAAGAGGATGAGTTGGGGGGATGACGAAACAGGCTTCCAGCAAAGCTTCCTCGGCACCAAACCGAATATGCTCGGCGGAGGCTCGTCCCCCGGTGATTAACACCAGAGCATCAATGAGAAGAGATTTTCCAGCCCCTGTCTCCCCCGTCAAGACGAGAAAGCCAGGGGGAAATTCCAAATGGAGTTGATCGATGAGGGCAAAGTTGGAGATACGCAGCTCGGTCAGCATAACACCGAGTCATCGGTCTCGCTGATCAGGCAGGAGACGTGGATTGAGCCAGGAGCGAGTCAATAACTTGTTTGAATTGTTGCTTCGGTCTTGCACCAACAATTTTTTCGACAACTTGGCCACCCTTGAAGAAAAGAATACTTGGGATACTCATGATTTGATATTTACCCGCAACTTCGGGAGCATCATCGGTGTTGAGCTTCATGACTTTAAGTTTTCCCTGATATTCCTGGGCAAGCTCATCGACAATTGGGGCCACCATTTGACAGGGTCCACACCAAACTGCCCAGAAATCTACCATCACCACCTCTGAAGATTTCAGTACTTCCCCGTCCCAATTCGCTGCATCGGCTTTGGCCACTAAATCAGACACTGACTGCCTCCTTGGATAAATACGACAAAATGTCCAGATTGTCTTGGCATCCTAAAACCGCTCTTATCGTACTGTCAACTCACTCAAATACGATTAAGGTATCTTCAGGGAATGGCACCCTGTGTGTTCTGTTTGGCCTCTTCACTCACAGGCAAGGCAGGGAAAGATTCACCATTCCCATTCATCCGGGGTTCCAGTCCACCATGAATCTGGCTTCAATTCACGCCAACGGGTTTGTTGTGCCCACAGTTCATCCGTCCGTGTCCGACTCAACCGATTGGCCATTGCTGCTGTCACATCAAATTGCTGCCGAATGCCTTCATGAATGAGTTCTTGCGCCATACGAGGCATAATATTTGGCGGATCAATGAGATCGAGAATATCCCGTGCGGTCAAATTCAGCGCCAATTGCTCCACTTTCACATAATCCTCCTGCTTTGCCAATGATCCTAAATAGCCATCAATTGCCTCATAGACATAGGCCAAATACACGTATGCTTCAACCGAGGGGTTGCGGTCAATATTTTCTTGGCAAGCCTCTACTGCTCGACGGTAATCTCCGGCCATCAAATACACTTTAGCGTGCGCGAGAGATTGAATAGGCAAGACAGGTGTCTGATCTGACTGAGCCCAACCATTGGAAAGCGGTAACGTACCAAGAAGAATCACTCCCACTCCGAGACACATCATCATTTCCCTTACTCTTTCGCTCACCGACGAAATGCTCATGTTCTCCTCCATCACTAAAGTCGCGCAACAAACATCATTCTCAATAAATTCCCTGTTCGCTCTGCATATTTTTCGATGATCCACCAACCCATTTCTAAGATTGTCAGGTTTTTGATCAGTACGTGAATCTTAAAATCGCCCTGTTTCCAATCACTATTGCATAATAATACGGCTGGCCTATTCTTTGATGTCCCGAAAACACGACACAAGGCTGGATTAAGGCCACTTGTCATTTATGAAAACACAAAACCTCTAACACCAGACTCCTTCCTACAACGCAAGACTCCCATAAACACATTCCATTGAACAATTTAAAACGTCAATGGCATGTCCTTTGCGAAAGGCCGTGTCCAAGAAGCATTTTTTTAAACCTGACTTCTCAATATCTAAACAAAAACAACGAGAGAAAACTCTAAACCCATCAAGACTTAAAGGGATAAGGATAAAATGAAACGAAACCAAACACTATTGTCTTGTATCATTATCATCGGTATACAGACCTTCTCCATATGCTTACTCCCCGTCTCGCCAACTCCTGTAAATTCTGCCGATATCGCATTAGTTCTTTCGTCTTCTTCGCCTGTATCGCCATTGCCTCTGGAAATAATCCCTTCGCAGGAATCTCGCCACAGCGACGATACATTAGCCGCCCTAACCATCTATCTGGAAGCCGGTGGTGAAAGTTTTGCTGGAAAGTTAGCTGTCGCGGCCGTGATTCGGAACCGAATGGCTCTCAAATACCACAGCGATGGCACGGTCAAGGGCACGGTTCTTCGGGCCAAACAGTTTGAACCATGGATGGGACGAAATCCAGAGGAAGTGCAATTCGATCAAACCAATCGAATCATGCAAGATAGTTTATTAGCCTGGATGCTTGTACAAGACGGGCGAAAGGTGGTGGATGGGGCTGTACTGTTTTATAATCCCCAACTGGTCCAGACTCCCCGGTGGGCTCAGGTCAACCGTAAAGTGGCAAAAATTGGCGGACACGAATTCTTTAATAAGCACACCATTTAATTAGTCGCGAACAACAGGCGTTTTTCGCAAATTCCTGGGTCGAGGCGCCCGGGATTCCCCATCCTCAATACGTTTCAACTCTATGCGGAGGTGTCGAATGGCACCGGAATGCACCCGACAGACCCCAGACTCGGTCAGACCCATTTGCCGCCCAATTTCTTTCATCGTCAATCCGGCATGATAATACGATTGAAGCACCTCTTGCTGGCGGGCCGATAATGTCTGTAGGGCCGCTGACAATGCCGCTTTCATTTCTGCATCCGCACAAGCCACAAAAGGGTCCAGATGGTTAACATCCGGCAAAACATCACGGAGGGTACATTCATCTTCTCCCTGCCCAACCGGCTCATCCAGACTAATTAAACGAGGATCACACCCGCCCACTCCTTCTACTTCTTCAATGGGTACGCCCAACAGGGTGGCCAATTCCTGTGTGGTCGGTGGCATCCCATTTTTCTGAAGATGCTCTTCAACTTTTTGTCGCACTTGATCTCGGCGAGATCGCACAGACCGAGGAACCCAATCCATCGACCGAATTTCATCTAACATCATCCCACGAATGCGATATTCGGCAAATGTGCGAAATTTAATATCGCGTGTTGGATCATAGCGCTTCAACGCCGACAACAGCCCCATAGCCCCTGCGCTGGTCAAATCCTCGACATCCAGGGAAAAGGGATTCCTGAATGCCATAATTCCAGCCATCCGACGAATCGTCGGGAGAAACTCTAATAAAATCCGGGTAACATGTTCCTGATCGAGCTGGACCTGTGCTTCCGTATGTTCTGCATTTTTCGGACTAACCGAACCGAGGTGAGACGAGCCGAGTTCTTTAATACCAACTGCTGTCTTTGTGAAAGATTGTGCGTCTTCGTTCATGTTTTGGCCTTTCCAGGGTGACCAAAAAAAGCGCCCAATTCCAGGGAATGGGCGCATGAACGAACGCATGGATCCACCAACACAGTTCGGTAACCAGACGAACCCTGAAACACCAACGTTCTCAGGGTTTCTTGGCTTTGCGCCCTACCCTCACGGATAGTTTGCCCTTGTCACCTGTTGAATTCGTTATTCGATAATTACAACCTCATATAAGTGATGGGTTTTTGAGGTTCCCCGATTAGCGGTCTGCCTTGGATCCCCGGTTTCTCTCCTATTCATCGACCTCTATCTCTATGGAAATGTTATCGGATCCGAGTCAGGGGGAATTAAGAAAATCCCTTGCGTGTTTATGAGAAAACTTGACAAGTTCATACATCGCACAGCATCAAAGACCAACACGAATGGTGAATAGGAACGGATGATCAAAAGCCCAATCACACATTCTTTCCAATGCTCTTCATGACAATCGTGGAACCCTCATTTTAGCCTTAAAAAAAGATTAATCCCGATGATCAAAAACATGGCTGTGGCAATCCAACTGCCAATGATCGGTAATACCGCTCCATTTCGTCCTAAGACAATGCCGACCGAATGTGCAGCCCAGAAAAAAAACCCAATTGCCAGAGTTTGCCCAAGCCCTTTTGCTATTCCAACCTCACGCACACCACTTCCGCGGAGACTCACCGAGATCCCTAACAGTATCATCACCAGAGGAACGAGAGAGTATGCAATTCGAGACCAATAATCAGTTAAAAAACGATGAGGACTATGACCATCTTCTATCAACCTTTGAATATAGTCATGCAATTGATACAAGGACATATGCTCTGGAGACTGAGCTAGCCAATTCTGAAAATCATCAGCCGTGAGAGAGAGAGGCAACGACTGCCGTGGCAGACTATTCACTTGCATACGTTCTTCATCCTGAAATGTTCGCTCAATTGCATGCTCCATTATCCATTCCTCACCAACAAATGTTGCCCATTTCCCTTCAAGAATGCCTTTGAGACTGAAGCGATCGTCAAGCGTGTACTGGTGAATACCATTCAACCGAAACCCATCTTCTGTCACTGAATCAATCCGCATAAGGTGATTGCGTCCCACCCGAAGCCACAGACGTTCTGGAGTAAGTAAAAGGGGTTCTGGTTTATTTTGGATTAAGACCGATTGAACAAATTCAGCTTTAATATTGGCCAGAGGAATCAACACGGCCGTTAAACTCAGACCCACGACACTCACAAGCCCGCCAAAGATAAAAAAGGGAATGGCAATTTGATAAAAACTTAACCCACAACTGCGCATCGCCGTGATTTCACGAGTCCGATTAAGCCCACAAACCGTCAAAATTGACGCCATTAGAGCCGCCAGCGGGGCTAAGAGAAAAGCAATTTCGGGAATTCGATAGACAAAAAAGCTGAAAATAACGGTTAGGTCTGCATCATATTTCAAAAACTTTCTCAATTTTTCAAAAAAATCCACAACCAGATAAATCGTCAGCACGGTCACAAGACACATTAGGAAGACGCGGCTGAACTTCCCAAACACATACCAAGAAATTTTTTTCATGATCTAACTTGCTTGAAAGGATTCTGGATCATTGTTTTCCAGCTTGAAATAGCAGGAATCCTGTGAAGCAGGCTAGGATAATGTTAGGCATCCACGCACCAAAAAACGGAGAGATCACCAAAGTCGTCACGAGAAACTCTCCCAACACATTTAATAAATAAAATCCGATAACCACGCCAACCCCAATCGCAAACCCTCCGGCTTTCCCGGACCGCTTCGACACAATCCCCACCGGGACGCCCAATAACCCCAGCACAAAGGTGGCAACGGGAAAGGCGGTGTCTTTATGAAACTCTACTAATCGACGAAGGGCTCCAGCGTCCGTTCCACCTGATTCCTCCAATTGCTGAGTGAGATTTTGGTAGGTTTTCCGTTTTGTCTTATCTTTCACCGAGGTAAAAGGCGAAGATAGCCAAAAATCATAGGTATCAAAGGTGACCCGATGAAAACTATTGGCATCGTTGGGGATTTGATGAATTGCTCCCTTAAACAATCGAATGCCAAACTGCTGACGTTCGCTCTGTTTCAACATGTGAAAATTCTCCGCCACAATTATCAAGGGTTGTTCCGGATTGCGTTGGTCCGAAATAAAGATTCCCTTACCCCCAGAAGCATTCTCCGAGTGTGGCACATACACCATGAGTCCGGGGATCGGCTCATTAAACACCCCCGAATCAACCGCAAGAGTCAACTCATCTTCAATGACGCTCAGAGCCAAAGTCTTCAATGACACATTGGCCCACGGCTGGCCCCATTGGGAAAGATATACCGTTAAGAGGAATACGATGCCGGAAAAGACCACTACAGGAAGGTTGATTCGCCAGAAACTGACCCCGGCAGCTCGTATGGCAATGACCTCATTGTCAAACGATAGGCGATTAAATGCCGAAATTGAGGCAATCAAGCAGGCAATCGGTAGGGTTAGAACTAAAAAGGAAGGAAGCAAATGCAATACAATAGACCCCAAAGCCGCCAAGCTAATTCCTCGAGATACCACTAAATCCACCAGCCGTAGCATTTCCTTGGTAAAAATGATGAAACACAATCCGGTCAGACTGGTCAAAAATGGGCGAAGCAACTCAAAAAAAATGTACCGATCGAGAAGTCTGATCAAGGTCTTGGACAATTCAAATAAATAGAAAGTGATGATATATGTCGGCTAAGTAGCATGGCCCCTATGCTCATTTTCAATCAAATATCCGGAATAATTAGCTTACAGGCGAATAGTAGGGAATGAATTTCTCCGTGTCATTTATTGACAGATTCTGCAAACTGTGCTACATCCTCTTCGTTTTTGTAATGGGTAAAGAAGTGAGAAGAATATTACGCCGTGAAGCCGAGAGAGGAATGGACTCCTTTTTCGGCTTTTCTTTTTAAACACGCACAACTTTTTTGAAATATATATCCACAAGTACTCTAATGGGGAGGGCCATCATGAGAAGTAAGGGAACGGTAAAATGGTTTAATGATCGGAAAGGTTTTGGCTTCATTCAAGTTGAAGGTGGACAGGATGTGTTTGTCCATTATTCCGCACTTCAGGAAGACGGATTTAAATCTCTAAAAGAGGGGGAATCGGTAGAATTTGACCTAGTAGAGGGGGCCAAGGGTCCACAGGCTGCCAACGTTACAAAATCAGGAATTGGCCAACCATCTTAATTATTGGTAAATCTCTATTGCATTCTCGCCTATTATTTGCTGATGACGAAGGGTGATTTTTTGGGGATATTAGGTCTCAACTTTACTGCAATGGAATAATCTGGAATTCCTGGTCTTTGACTTGTTGTCAAAGAAGGCTAAGAGGTAAATAGTCTGCTAGGACTTTCCTTGACTTCCTTCTTTTTCTCCTGGTAGACTTCGTCGCAAGTCATTGTATTTATTGCATAAATTACAAATTCCACACAACTGCCTCATCAGTATCAGGGGAACAGCATGACAAAAATTTTCGATGTTTTATTTTATGGAAATCCGCTCTATCGAAAGATGTTGACCGTAGAAAGTGGAGCGGAGGACTGGGGAGCAGGACAAACCGAGGATGCCAATATTCCACAGGCACCGGCAAACCTACGCGCTATCCCTGACCACACGCAAATTACCCTGACCTGGGATCCTGTCCCGGAAGCCCTGTATTACAACGTTTACTTCATGACCACCAAGGGCGTTCAAATTAAGCCCAACGAACTAACCAGGCCAGTC
This region includes:
- a CDS encoding cold shock domain-containing protein, translating into MRSKGTVKWFNDRKGFGFIQVEGGQDVFVHYSALQEDGFKSLKEGESVEFDLVEGAKGPQAANVTKSGIGQPS
- a CDS encoding cell wall hydrolase, giving the protein MKRNQTLLSCIIIIGIQTFSICLLPVSPTPVNSADIALVLSSSSPVSPLPLEIIPSQESRHSDDTLAALTIYLEAGGESFAGKLAVAAVIRNRMALKYHSDGTVKGTVLRAKQFEPWMGRNPEEVQFDQTNRIMQDSLLAWMLVQDGRKVVDGAVLFYNPQLVQTPRWAQVNRKVAKIGGHEFFNKHTI
- a CDS encoding sigma-70 family RNA polymerase sigma factor — translated: MNEDAQSFTKTAVGIKELGSSHLGSVSPKNAEHTEAQVQLDQEHVTRILLEFLPTIRRMAGIMAFRNPFSLDVEDLTSAGAMGLLSALKRYDPTRDIKFRTFAEYRIRGMMLDEIRSMDWVPRSVRSRRDQVRQKVEEHLQKNGMPPTTQELATLLGVPIEEVEGVGGCDPRLISLDEPVGQGEDECTLRDVLPDVNHLDPFVACADAEMKAALSAALQTLSARQQEVLQSYYHAGLTMKEIGRQMGLTESGVCRVHSGAIRHLRIELKRIEDGESRAPRPRNLRKTPVVRD
- a CDS encoding LptF/LptG family permease, yielding MIRLLDRYIFFELLRPFLTSLTGLCFIIFTKEMLRLVDLVVSRGISLAALGSIVLHLLPSFLVLTLPIACLIASISAFNRLSFDNEVIAIRAAGVSFWRINLPVVVFSGIVFLLTVYLSQWGQPWANVSLKTLALSVIEDELTLAVDSGVFNEPIPGLMVYVPHSENASGGKGIFISDQRNPEQPLIIVAENFHMLKQSERQQFGIRLFKGAIHQIPNDANSFHRVTFDTYDFWLSSPFTSVKDKTKRKTYQNLTQQLEESGGTDAGALRRLVEFHKDTAFPVATFVLGLLGVPVGIVSKRSGKAGGFAIGVGVVIGFYLLNVLGEFLVTTLVISPFFGAWMPNIILACFTGFLLFQAGKQ
- the trxA gene encoding thioredoxin, which codes for MSDLVAKADAANWDGEVLKSSEVVMVDFWAVWCGPCQMVAPIVDELAQEYQGKLKVMKLNTDDAPEVAGKYQIMSIPSILFFKGGQVVEKIVGARPKQQFKQVIDSLLAQSTSPA
- the lptG gene encoding LPS export ABC transporter permease LptG, whose translation is MKKISWYVFGKFSRVFLMCLVTVLTIYLVVDFFEKLRKFLKYDADLTVIFSFFVYRIPEIAFLLAPLAALMASILTVCGLNRTREITAMRSCGLSFYQIAIPFFIFGGLVSVVGLSLTAVLIPLANIKAEFVQSVLIQNKPEPLLLTPERLWLRVGRNHLMRIDSVTEDGFRLNGIHQYTLDDRFSLKGILEGKWATFVGEEWIMEHAIERTFQDEERMQVNSLPRQSLPLSLTADDFQNWLAQSPEHMSLYQLHDYIQRLIEDGHSPHRFLTDYWSRIAYSLVPLVMILLGISVSLRGSGVREVGIAKGLGQTLAIGFFFWAAHSVGIVLGRNGAVLPIIGSWIATAMFLIIGINLFLRLK